In Aneurinibacillus migulanus, a single window of DNA contains:
- the ftsW gene encoding putative lipid II flippase FtsW, which yields MKTRGRPDFPILILTLFLVGFGIVIVYSASSVFSLDKFGTDTYFVKKQALWAAIGLAFMLFTMNVPYTFYKKHFVGIAFIVFLLLIAVLIPGIGLLRNGARSWINLGFASLQPAEFAKLAIIIYLSALITKKGDNIRDIKKGLVPVFVVLGLFCGVIMLQPDFGSMVILVLTAMAVIVAGGANLKHLLYGGVPFAIVGFLFVLLSPYRWNRLQNVGDPWADGMDGLGTGYQLAHSYFALAHGGITGAGLGKSIEKYLYLPEVQTDFIFSIIGEELGFIGAGFFLLVYLFFLWRILVITLRVKDTFAALVGIGVVSMIFVQAFINVGGVTGLIPITGVPLPFISYGGSSLLLNMISIGIILSISRENYKQTVQKLEGRRSTTQNTPKAVTQRRKA from the coding sequence ATGAAAACAAGAGGAAGACCTGATTTTCCCATACTTATCCTCACCCTCTTTCTTGTGGGATTTGGTATTGTAATTGTTTATAGCGCCAGTTCCGTTTTCTCCCTGGATAAGTTTGGGACTGACACATATTTCGTGAAAAAGCAGGCCTTATGGGCCGCAATTGGCTTAGCGTTTATGCTGTTCACAATGAATGTTCCGTATACATTCTATAAAAAACATTTTGTCGGCATTGCATTCATTGTCTTCTTATTACTCATTGCCGTGTTGATTCCCGGTATTGGTCTTTTAAGGAATGGGGCGCGAAGTTGGATTAATCTTGGATTTGCCTCACTACAACCAGCTGAATTCGCTAAGTTGGCAATAATTATCTACTTATCCGCACTTATTACAAAAAAGGGGGATAATATCCGCGATATTAAGAAAGGACTTGTTCCCGTCTTCGTGGTTTTAGGATTATTCTGCGGCGTAATTATGCTTCAGCCCGACTTCGGCTCTATGGTAATCCTCGTTCTGACCGCTATGGCAGTGATTGTAGCGGGCGGTGCTAACCTAAAGCATCTACTTTATGGCGGTGTTCCTTTCGCTATTGTGGGCTTTCTATTTGTGCTCCTCTCTCCATATCGTTGGAATCGACTGCAAAATGTAGGTGATCCATGGGCCGACGGAATGGATGGCCTAGGGACAGGCTATCAGTTGGCACATTCCTACTTTGCACTTGCTCATGGGGGGATTACGGGGGCGGGACTTGGCAAAAGTATTGAGAAATATCTTTATCTGCCTGAAGTGCAGACTGATTTTATCTTCTCAATTATAGGGGAAGAACTTGGCTTTATCGGAGCAGGCTTTTTCTTGCTGGTGTATCTATTCTTCCTATGGCGCATACTCGTTATCACTCTTCGTGTAAAAGATACATTTGCCGCACTCGTGGGTATCGGTGTTGTCAGTATGATTTTTGTCCAGGCATTTATTAATGTTGGTGGTGTTACCGGCCTTATTCCTATTACCGGTGTTCCATTGCCGTTCATTAGCTATGGTGGTTCTTCTCTACTGCTTAATATGATTAGTATCGGTATTATATTAAGTATTTCACGAGAGAACTATAAACAAACCGTTCAAAAGTTAGAAGGTCGGAGAAGCACCACGCAAAATACTCCAAAGGCAGTAACACAACGTCGTAAAGCGTAG
- the fusA gene encoding elongation factor G codes for MGREFPLAKTRNIGIMAHIDAGKTTTTERILFYTGRVHKIGETHEGASQMDWMEQEQERGITITSAATTAQWKGHRVNIIDTPGHVDFTVEVERSLRVLDGAVGVLDAQSGVEPQTETVWRQATTYGVPRIVFVNKMDKTGADFLYSVRTLHERLQANAHPIQLPIGAEDNFRGIIDLVEKKTYIYTNDLGTDIEITEGFPAEFAEQAEELRGQLIEAVADFDEELMMKYLEGEEVSVEELKAAIRQATISVNFFPVTCGSAFKNKGVQPMLDAVIDYLPAPIDVPAIQGVVPDSDEQVTRESSDEAPFSALAFKIMTDPYVGKLTFFRVYSGTLESGSYVLNSTKGKRERIGRILQMHANSREEIKIVYSGDIAAGVGLKDTTTGDTLCDEKNPVILESMEFPEPVIDIAIEPKTKADQDKMGMALAKLAEEDPTFKTHTNEETGQTIIRGMGELHLDIIVDRMKREFKVEANIGAPQVAYKEAFRQGAKVESKYAKQSGGKGQYGHVVVEFEPGEPGSGYVFENKIVGGAIPREYIPAVQAGIEESMANGVLAGYPILDLKATLVHGSYHEVDSSEMAFKIAGSMALKEAGKKANPAILEPMMKVEVTVPEEYMGDIMGDINSRRGRIEGMEARGNAQVVRGFVPLSEMFGYATNLRSRTQGRGTYSMHFDHYEEVPKSIAEEIVKKAKGL; via the coding sequence TCCCCTTAGCCAAGACTCGTAATATTGGTATCATGGCTCACATTGATGCCGGTAAAACGACGACCACTGAGCGTATCCTGTTTTATACAGGCCGCGTTCATAAGATTGGTGAAACACATGAAGGTGCTTCACAAATGGACTGGATGGAGCAAGAGCAAGAGCGTGGTATTACGATCACTTCGGCTGCTACGACTGCTCAATGGAAAGGTCACCGTGTAAACATTATTGACACGCCTGGTCACGTAGACTTCACTGTTGAAGTAGAACGTTCCCTTCGTGTTCTTGATGGAGCCGTTGGTGTTCTTGATGCCCAGTCCGGTGTAGAACCACAAACGGAAACAGTATGGCGTCAAGCTACGACATACGGTGTACCTCGTATCGTGTTCGTTAACAAGATGGACAAGACGGGTGCAGATTTCCTTTATTCCGTACGCACGCTGCATGAGCGTTTGCAAGCGAATGCGCATCCGATTCAATTGCCGATCGGTGCAGAGGATAACTTCCGTGGCATCATCGACCTTGTTGAGAAGAAAACATACATTTATACAAATGACCTTGGAACAGATATTGAAATCACTGAAGGCTTCCCAGCTGAGTTTGCTGAGCAAGCTGAAGAACTTCGCGGTCAACTAATCGAAGCGGTTGCTGACTTTGATGAAGAACTCATGATGAAATATCTGGAAGGTGAAGAGGTATCGGTTGAAGAATTGAAAGCTGCGATTCGTCAAGCGACGATCAGCGTTAACTTCTTCCCGGTTACTTGTGGCTCTGCCTTCAAAAACAAAGGTGTTCAACCGATGCTTGATGCTGTTATCGACTACCTTCCGGCGCCGATTGATGTACCGGCGATCCAAGGTGTTGTTCCAGACAGCGATGAGCAAGTAACTCGTGAATCAAGCGATGAAGCTCCATTCTCAGCGCTTGCATTCAAAATCATGACTGACCCTTATGTAGGTAAATTAACGTTCTTCCGTGTATACTCAGGTACACTTGAGTCCGGTTCATACGTACTTAACTCTACAAAAGGTAAGCGTGAGCGTATCGGTCGTATCCTACAAATGCATGCAAACTCCCGTGAAGAGATCAAAATCGTATATTCCGGGGACATTGCTGCAGGCGTAGGCTTGAAAGATACAACAACAGGGGACACTCTTTGTGATGAGAAAAACCCTGTAATTCTTGAATCTATGGAATTCCCTGAACCGGTTATCGATATCGCGATCGAGCCAAAAACAAAAGCTGACCAAGATAAAATGGGTATGGCTCTTGCAAAATTGGCTGAGGAAGATCCAACATTCAAAACGCATACTAACGAAGAAACAGGTCAAACGATCATTCGGGGTATGGGTGAGCTTCACCTTGATATCATCGTTGATCGTATGAAACGTGAATTCAAAGTAGAAGCGAATATTGGTGCTCCACAGGTTGCATACAAAGAAGCCTTCCGCCAAGGTGCGAAAGTTGAATCCAAGTATGCAAAACAATCTGGTGGTAAAGGTCAATACGGTCACGTTGTAGTTGAATTCGAACCAGGCGAACCAGGTTCCGGCTACGTGTTCGAAAACAAAATTGTCGGTGGTGCGATTCCTCGTGAATACATCCCTGCTGTTCAAGCTGGTATCGAAGAATCTATGGCAAATGGTGTTCTTGCCGGATATCCGATCCTTGACCTGAAAGCAACGCTTGTTCATGGTAGCTACCATGAGGTTGACTCCTCTGAGATGGCGTTTAAAATCGCTGGTTCTATGGCTTTGAAAGAAGCTGGAAAGAAAGCTAATCCAGCTATTCTCGAACCAATGATGAAAGTAGAAGTAACTGTACCGGAAGAATACATGGGCGACATCATGGGTGACATCAACTCCCGTCGCGGACGTATCGAAGGTATGGAAGCCCGTGGTAATGCACAAGTGGTTCGTGGTTTTGTACCGCTTTCCGAAATGTTCGGATATGCAACAAATCTGCGTTCCCGTACACAAGGCCGCGGCACATACTCTATGCACTTCGATCACTATGAAGAAGTACCGAAGAGCATCGCTGAAGAGATCGTTAAAAAAGCTAAAGGTCTGTAA
- the tuf gene encoding elongation factor Tu, which produces MAKAKFERNKPHVNIGTIGHVDHGKTTLTAAITTVLSQTGGATAMDYGSIDAAPEERERGITISTAHVEYETENRHYAHVDCPGHADYVKNMITGAAQMDGAILVVSAADGPMPQTREHILLSRQVGVPYIVVFMNKCDMVDDEELLELVEMEIRDLLSEYEFPGDDIPVVKGSAKEALDNPTGEWAQRILELMAAVDDYIPTPERAVDQPFLMPVEDVFSITGRGTVATGRVERGVVKVGDQVEIIGLTEEPKTTTVTGVEMFRKLLDQAEAGDNIGALLRGVDRTDIERGQVLAKPASVKPHTTFTAQIYVLSKEEGGRHTPFFANYRPQFYFRTTDVTGIIKLPEGTEMVMPGDNVEITVELISPIAMEEGTRFAIREGGRTVGAGAVATIIK; this is translated from the coding sequence ATGGCTAAAGCTAAATTTGAGCGGAATAAACCGCACGTAAACATTGGTACTATCGGTCACGTTGACCACGGTAAAACTACTTTGACAGCTGCTATCACAACTGTACTTTCTCAAACTGGTGGCGCGACTGCTATGGATTACGGTAGCATTGACGCTGCTCCAGAAGAGCGTGAGCGCGGTATCACAATCTCTACTGCACACGTTGAGTATGAGACTGAGAACCGTCACTATGCACACGTTGACTGCCCAGGACATGCTGACTACGTTAAAAACATGATCACTGGTGCTGCTCAAATGGACGGAGCGATCCTGGTAGTATCTGCTGCTGACGGTCCGATGCCACAAACTCGTGAGCACATCCTTCTTTCTCGCCAAGTAGGCGTTCCTTACATCGTTGTATTCATGAACAAATGCGACATGGTTGACGATGAAGAATTGCTTGAACTGGTTGAAATGGAAATTCGTGACCTTCTTTCTGAGTACGAATTCCCTGGCGATGACATCCCAGTTGTAAAAGGTTCTGCTAAAGAAGCTCTTGACAACCCAACTGGCGAATGGGCTCAACGTATTCTTGAGCTTATGGCTGCTGTTGATGACTACATCCCAACTCCAGAACGTGCTGTTGACCAACCGTTCTTGATGCCTGTTGAGGACGTGTTCTCTATCACTGGCCGTGGTACTGTTGCTACTGGTCGTGTAGAGCGCGGTGTCGTTAAAGTTGGTGACCAAGTTGAAATCATTGGTCTTACTGAAGAGCCAAAAACTACAACTGTTACAGGTGTAGAAATGTTCCGTAAGCTTCTTGACCAAGCTGAAGCTGGGGACAACATCGGTGCGCTTCTGCGTGGTGTTGACCGTACAGATATCGAGCGTGGGCAAGTTCTTGCTAAACCAGCTTCTGTAAAACCACACACAACTTTCACAGCTCAAATCTATGTTCTGTCTAAAGAAGAGGGTGGACGTCACACTCCGTTCTTCGCGAACTATCGTCCGCAATTCTATTTCCGTACAACAGACGTAACTGGTATCATCAAACTGCCAGAAGGCACTGAGATGGTTATGCCTGGCGATAACGTTGAGATCACTGTTGAACTCATCAGCCCAATCGCTATGGAAGAAGGTACTCGTTTCGCTATCCGTGAGGGCGGACGTACTGTAGGTGCCGGTGCGGTTGCTACTATCATTAAGTAA